The Candidatus Dependentiae bacterium genome contains a region encoding:
- the rplL gene encoding 50S ribosomal protein L7/L12 → MSKNFDSIIESVEKMSVLDLSELVKALEEKFGVSAASMSAPAAGAGEVEAAAPAQEKSEYKVILKDFGADKIAVIKAVRQVVTLGLGEAKKLVESAPVTVIEAASKDDAKKAKELLEGAGAKVELA, encoded by the coding sequence ATGTCAAAAAATTTCGATTCAATCATTGAGTCAGTTGAAAAAATGTCTGTTTTAGATCTTTCTGAGCTAGTAAAAGCTTTAGAAGAAAAGTTTGGTGTTTCTGCGGCGTCAATGTCAGCTCCTGCTGCTGGTGCTGGTGAAGTAGAAGCTGCGGCTCCTGCTCAAGAAAAATCAGAATATAAAGTTATCTTAAAAGATTTTGGTGCTGATAAAATTGCAGTTATCAAAGCTGTTCGTCAAGTTGTAACTTTGGGTCTTGGTGAAGCTAAGAAATTAGTTGAGAGCGCTCCTGTTACAGTTATTGAAGCGGCTTCAAAAGATGATGCTAAAAAAGCAAAAGAATTATTAGAAGGTGCTGGCGCTAAAGTAGAATTGGCGTAA
- the rplJ gene encoding 50S ribosomal protein L10, with protein sequence MNRHQKENLIQGLSEKFTVSEAAFIVKYQGLSVPELQELRFKLEVKNGVFKVAKNRLMKLAMSKEAESLGMLSLMKGQTGLVFVKSDYTGVAKVLADFAKKHEEFVIVAGCCESQLFDGVAVAKKLALIPSKEILLAQLCGVLNAPVAQFVWVLSQVLAQKIGPVAEPVEEAAQEVVAESTEEQQ encoded by the coding sequence ATGAATCGACATCAAAAAGAGAATTTGATACAGGGGCTAAGTGAGAAGTTTACGGTTAGTGAAGCCGCTTTTATTGTAAAGTATCAAGGACTATCGGTTCCTGAGCTGCAAGAATTGCGATTTAAATTAGAAGTAAAAAACGGTGTATTTAAAGTTGCAAAAAATCGTCTTATGAAATTGGCGATGAGCAAGGAAGCTGAAAGCTTGGGTATGTTGTCTTTAATGAAGGGCCAAACTGGGCTTGTCTTTGTTAAATCTGATTATACAGGCGTTGCAAAAGTTCTTGCTGATTTTGCAAAAAAACATGAAGAGTTTGTAATTGTTGCTGGCTGTTGCGAGTCACAATTATTTGATGGTGTAGCGGTCGCTAAAAAGCTTGCATTAATTCCTTCAAAAGAAATTTTGTTGGCGCAACTTTGTGGTGTATTGAATGCTCCTGTTGCACAGTTTGTTTGGGTTCTATCGCAAGTGTTGGCTCAAAAAATTGGTCCTGTTGCTGAGCCTGTGGAAGAAGCTGCGCAAGAAGTTGTGGCAGAATCAACAGAAGAACAGCAGTAA
- the rplA gene encoding 50S ribosomal protein L1, producing MIKHGKSYRKAKDTLSKLAALPGKSALQKVKELSFVKFDESVDVSVNLGIDASKGEQVVRGSVVLPHGTGKKTRVLVFAEGVKADQARAAGADYVGFEDLVEKIIGGWIDFEYTVATPDLMPRLGKLAKVLGPKGLLPNKKLGTVDEDVASVVKELKKGKSFFKNDKYGLVHFSIGKVSFSADVLHDNMNEFLKVLGSSKPSSSKGKFIRKITVSSTMGVGVSVDVDNF from the coding sequence ATGATTAAGCATGGAAAAAGCTATCGTAAGGCGAAAGATACTTTAAGCAAGTTGGCTGCTTTGCCTGGCAAAAGTGCGCTACAAAAAGTTAAAGAGTTATCATTTGTAAAGTTTGATGAATCTGTTGATGTTTCTGTCAATTTGGGAATTGATGCTTCTAAAGGTGAACAAGTTGTTCGCGGAAGTGTTGTTTTACCACATGGAACAGGAAAAAAAACTAGAGTTCTTGTTTTTGCTGAAGGCGTTAAAGCTGATCAAGCAAGAGCTGCTGGTGCAGATTACGTAGGTTTTGAAGATTTGGTTGAAAAAATTATCGGTGGTTGGATTGATTTCGAATACACTGTTGCAACTCCTGATCTTATGCCTCGTCTTGGTAAGCTTGCAAAAGTTCTCGGGCCAAAAGGTTTATTACCAAATAAAAAATTAGGTACCGTTGATGAAGACGTTGCTTCTGTTGTAAAAGAATTGAAAAAAGGTAAATCTTTCTTCAAAAATGATAAATATGGATTAGTCCATTTTTCTATCGGAAAAGTTTCTTTTAGTGCTGATGTGTTGCATGACAACATGAATGAGTTCTTGAAGGTTTTAGGATCTTCAAAGCCATCATCTTCTAAAGGAAAGTTTATTCGTAAAATTACCGTTTCTTCTACAATGGGTGTTGGTGTTAGTGTCGATGTGGATAATTTTTAG
- the rplK gene encoding 50S ribosomal protein L11 — translation MAKNLGNIKSKLKLLIKGAAATPAPPVGSALGQHGVNIMEFCKQFNAKTADRKGETVPVVITVFKDKTFTFVLKTPPTTELIFKKINIQKGSARPNDNKVGKISMSDVVEIAKIKLPDLNTRSLDGAIKIVAGSARSIGVEVI, via the coding sequence ATGGCAAAAAATCTTGGAAATATTAAATCGAAGCTAAAGCTTCTTATCAAGGGTGCTGCAGCAACGCCTGCTCCACCAGTTGGGTCTGCTCTTGGTCAACATGGTGTTAACATCATGGAATTCTGTAAGCAATTCAATGCTAAAACAGCCGATCGTAAAGGCGAAACAGTTCCAGTTGTTATTACTGTTTTTAAAGACAAAACGTTTACGTTTGTTCTGAAAACACCTCCTACAACTGAGTTGATTTTCAAAAAAATAAACATTCAAAAGGGATCTGCTCGTCCAAACGATAATAAGGTGGGTAAGATATCGATGAGTGATGTGGTAGAAATTGCAAAAATTAAACTTCCAGATCTTAATACTCGTAGCTTAGATGGCGCAATTAAAATTGTTGCTGGTTCTGCTCGCAGTATTGGTGTTGAGGTTATTTAA
- the nusG gene encoding transcription termination/antitermination protein NusG, whose amino-acid sequence MKRWYVVQVYAGYEAKIKADLERRIQESPLCEKFGGVHFPSAKMKQVFSSSGEEDQQLFPGYMLVEADLSPEVMQIVLEVPRVLRFLGGRTPVPLSQKEVDRIFETVKGGVVLSADKDGLMVDSEVSISEGPFSGFVGVVEKVDAENDRITVMVSIFGRMTPVELNFNQVKK is encoded by the coding sequence ATGAAACGTTGGTATGTAGTCCAAGTCTATGCAGGTTACGAAGCTAAGATCAAAGCTGATCTTGAGCGTCGTATTCAAGAATCTCCTTTGTGTGAAAAGTTTGGTGGTGTTCATTTTCCTTCTGCGAAAATGAAGCAAGTTTTTAGCTCAAGCGGAGAAGAAGATCAGCAATTGTTTCCAGGCTACATGCTTGTTGAGGCGGATCTGTCTCCTGAGGTTATGCAAATCGTTCTCGAGGTTCCTCGGGTTTTAAGGTTTCTTGGTGGTAGAACACCGGTTCCTCTTTCTCAAAAAGAAGTTGATCGTATTTTTGAAACAGTTAAAGGCGGTGTCGTCTTGTCTGCGGATAAAGATGGATTAATGGTTGATAGTGAAGTTTCAATTTCAGAAGGCCCGTTTTCGGGGTTTGTTGGAGTGGTTGAAAAAGTTGATGCTGAAAATGATCGTATTACGGTTATGGTTAGTATCTTTGGAAGAATGACTCCAGTCGAATTGAATTTTAATCAGGTAAAAAAATAA
- the secE gene encoding preprotein translocase subunit SecE: protein MKNLNTFFGEVRVELSKVVWPSRSEFLGAVVVVLITMVAFAIFLGLINYVFYTGILRIFQFLVFGR from the coding sequence ATGAAAAATCTAAACACGTTTTTTGGTGAAGTACGCGTCGAGTTATCAAAGGTCGTTTGGCCATCTCGAAGTGAGTTTTTAGGGGCGGTCGTCGTTGTTTTAATAACTATGGTCGCATTCGCGATATTTTTAGGTCTTATAAATTATGTTTTCTATACTGGCATATTAAGAATTTTCCAGTTTCTTGTATTTGGTCGTTAA
- a CDS encoding (2Fe-2S)-binding protein has translation MGCCKKNNGKCQGSKETADYLVCTCMGVMRSEIIEAIDLGSQTFEELSQKLGVGTGCSSCVQEVKDLLRDKLDGGCSRS, from the coding sequence ATGGGTTGCTGTAAAAAAAACAATGGAAAATGTCAGGGGTCAAAAGAGACTGCCGATTATTTGGTTTGTACCTGTATGGGCGTGATGCGCTCAGAGATTATTGAGGCCATAGATCTAGGAAGCCAGACATTTGAAGAGCTTTCGCAAAAGCTTGGTGTTGGTACTGGATGTAGTTCTTGTGTTCAAGAGGTCAAAGATCTTTTAAGGGATAAGCTGGATGGTGGCTGCTCAAGGTCGTAA
- the tsaE gene encoding tRNA (adenosine(37)-N6)-threonylcarbamoyltransferase complex ATPase subunit type 1 TsaE, whose amino-acid sequence MKKSIQYNIDNIEQVIRAFALDVDKVPVVTLTGGLGAGKTTIVGSLLRHWGVGEPVSSPTFAYVNIYELCDGRIAYHFDLYRLKNLSEFEAAGFFEYLDQPNSVVLIEWPQIVESALLGNVCRVYLEVLGSKERLITYEIENKNG is encoded by the coding sequence ATGAAAAAAAGCATACAGTATAATATTGATAATATTGAGCAAGTCATTAGGGCTTTTGCCTTGGACGTTGACAAGGTTCCCGTGGTGACACTCACTGGCGGCCTTGGCGCAGGCAAGACAACCATCGTAGGGTCGCTTTTAAGGCATTGGGGTGTTGGTGAGCCTGTATCGAGCCCAACGTTTGCCTACGTAAATATTTACGAGCTTTGTGATGGTCGTATTGCTTACCATTTTGATTTGTATCGGTTGAAAAATTTGTCAGAGTTTGAAGCAGCAGGTTTTTTTGAATATTTAGATCAGCCAAACAGTGTGGTTCTAATCGAGTGGCCACAGATAGTTGAGTCAGCGCTTTTGGGTAATGTTTGCAGGGTTTATTTAGAAGTCCTTGGTTCAAAAGAAAGATTGATAACGTATGAAATTGAAAATAAGAACGGGTAA
- a CDS encoding NYN domain-containing protein has translation MIIVIDAYNYIKSVTGQKFIDDRASQKWIETFKHYVGVRHNPIILIFDAGPGYFPSTVRCGGVTVLYSGQQRTADDLIKDWLRAHPGADALLVSSDRELCHSADDANVASIGSYDFYKIFNHVMQVEKENEQNVAQEIYKMIDNKLVDKSSTPLSDLDRLMEQASRVLVKGGLQKDHHEGSPRARGGKKASKPDKQIMRKIDKI, from the coding sequence ATGATTATAGTAATCGATGCATACAATTATATAAAATCAGTTACGGGTCAAAAATTTATTGATGATCGAGCTTCTCAAAAGTGGATAGAGACTTTTAAGCATTATGTCGGGGTAAGACATAATCCGATCATCCTAATTTTTGATGCTGGGCCTGGATACTTTCCATCAACTGTTCGGTGTGGTGGCGTGACAGTGTTGTATTCTGGTCAACAAAGAACTGCAGACGATCTTATCAAAGATTGGCTCAGGGCGCATCCAGGGGCAGACGCTTTGCTTGTCAGTTCTGATCGAGAGTTGTGTCACAGCGCAGACGATGCAAATGTTGCATCGATTGGATCCTATGATTTTTACAAGATTTTTAATCATGTTATGCAAGTTGAAAAAGAAAACGAGCAAAATGTCGCTCAAGAAATTTATAAAATGATTGATAATAAATTAGTCGACAAGTCGAGTACCCCTTTGAGCGATTTAGATAGGCTTATGGAGCAAGCAAGCCGTGTTTTGGTTAAAGGAGGTTTGCAAAAAGATCACCATGAAGGGTCTCCTCGTGCTCGGGGTGGAAAAAAAGCTTCAAAGCCAGACAAGCAGATAATGCGCAAAATAGATAAAATTTGA